In Ramlibacter sp., the sequence AGCACGCGCAGGTCGATCAGGGCCTCGCGCAGGGTGCCAGGGCGGTCCACCATTTCGTACTCGAGCTCGTCGTGCGAGAGCTTGACCAGGTAAAGCCGGCGCGTGAGCCGCTCGACCTTGTCGTTGAGGAAACCCAGGCTCTCCTGCAGCCGGATCACGCGCAGCCGCCAGTAGCTGCCAAACTCGCCCGCAATCAGCAGCGTGATCGCGCCCCCCAGAAAGTACAGCCGCGGAAACGGCATGCCCGGCTGCAGCACCGCCCAGGCGCCAAGCAGGCCAAACGACGCGGCCGCACCGTAGCCCACGCCGTAGCGCAGCGCGATCAGCCACGGCCCGAGCCAGGGCCAGGGAAAGCCTTCGTTGATGTAGAACGGGTTGTCGGGCCGGCTGATCCAGGCCAGGTAGATGAACAGGGCCGGCCACAGCGCGGTTTCGGCCACGCGCGAGAACACGCCCGGGTGGTGCCGGATCCAGCGGCGCAGCACCAGGCGCAGCAGGGCCGAGAGCCGCCGCACCACGACCCAGGCCATCCACAGCGGGCGCAGCAGGCGCCAGGCGCGGCTACCGCCCTGCGGGCCCACGGGCTCGCGCAGGGCCTCCAGCATGTCCTGCATCGAGGCCGAGTAATCGGAATGCAGCGTGTCCTTGGGCAGCTCGGGGGCCGGGGCGCCGCGCGCCGCGCGCATGGCCACCAGCGCGGCCGGCGTGCTGTCGGCGCCCCCGTCCGGCGCGGGCGGCCCGGAGGGCGCGCCCGCTTCAGCGGGCGGGTGCGGTTCGGCTGGCTTGCTCAACGCGGATTCCAGACACCAGTTCGGCCGCCAGTTGCTGGCCCACGGCGGCCAGCGCCTGGCGGCTGCCGCCGGTGCGGCCGCCGGCCGATGAATAGACCACCTGGTCGGTGGACAGGTCCTTGACCTGCAGCATCAGCCCCACGGCGGGCTCGCCGTCCACGCCCACCTTGTAGCGCCACTCGTTGACGGCGCCGCTGACCACATAGCGCACGCCCTGGGTGCGGGCCCATTTCTCGGCCTCGGCCTGGGCCTTGCGCTCGCCGGGCTCGAACAGGGTCTCGGGGTTCAACGCGGGCGGGTACAGCACCAGCTGTCGCAGCCCGGCCTGGCGCAGCGCGGGCTCCAGCAGCGCCTCCACGCGCAGGCCGGCCTGCGGCACATCGGTGTAGTTGGCCACGGGCAGCAGCGCCACCTTGTCGCCCGCGGCAATGGCCTGCGCCATGACCGAGCGGCCGCTGCTGCCGTTGCCCCCGGGGCTGAGCACGCCGCAGCCGGCCAGCAGCGCGGCACCGAGCACGAGGGGGATCAAGCGGAAGTTGTTCATGGGGGTCACCGGTCAAAAAAAGTTTCGTACTGCAGGCGCAGCTCCCGCACGCCGTCGCCACCCGACAGGCCGCCCGTGCCGGGCCGGATGTCCAGGTTCACGCTGAGCTGGTCACGCCCGGCCACCGAACCCTTGGCGCCCAATCGTAGCAACCCCTGCGTCTGCTGCCCAGTCGGCGAACGCCGCGTCTCGAAGCCGATTTCGCCCCAGGGCCGCCAGGCCCGGCTGTAGACCGAGGGGTCGGCTTGCGCCAGCCCCAGCCCCAGGCTGGCCGACAGCGCGGTGGACGAGGGCCCGAGGAACAGGCCGGTGCCGGGCACGCCACCGCCGGGCACCAGCACGGCGGTGGGCGCGTCGGGCTGGCCGTCCACGCGCACCACGCTGCGGCGCAACTGCAGTTGCAGCCGCACGTCGGGGTAGTCGCGGCGCCAGACCCAGTTGCCGGTCAGGGCCGCGTCCACCGAGCGGCCCAGGCCGGCGCCGGTCTGGGTGCGAAAGCGGCTCGCGGCCAGGCTGGCCTGGGCGTCCAGCCGCTCGTTCAGCCGCAGGTTGAGGCTGGCGGCCACGCGGTCGCGCGCGCCGGCCACGGCCATGGCGCTGCTCTCGTCCGAGCGCTCGTTGCGCGCAGCCTCCAGCTGCAGCAGCGTGCGCGGGTTCAGCCGCGAGCTCAGTTGCAGGAACAGGCCCTGCACCGTGGCCAGCGAGTCGCGCACCAGCCACTGGGCCTTGAGGTCGCCCCAGGGCGTGGGGGTCTCGATGCCGGCACGCAGTTCCCGGTCGTGCGACGGCGTGGTGGCCATCTGCGCCGCATCGCGGCTGCGGTCGCGCGCCTGCGTGAGCGCCACCGTCAGGCGCAGTTGCGGCATCAGCACCACCGAGCTGTCCACCTGCACCTCCTGGCGCGCCAGGGCGCCGGCGCGGCGCGTGCGCAGCTGCACGCTGGCCCGGCTGGCACCGGCCAGCAGGTCGTCCTGCAGCGCCTGCTGGGCCTCGTCGTTCGGGCCCTCGGGCCGGCGCTGGGCCTGCGCGGTGCCCAGCGCGGCGGCTTCGCCGCGGCGCTGCAGCAGGCGCAGCGCGGTGAGCCGGTCTTGCGGGTCGATGCGATCGGCGCCCTGCCCCTCGGCACGGTCCAGCAGGCGCGCCATGGCCTGCGGGTCTTCCTGCGAGATGGCCAGCGCCAGCGTCTGGTAGGCCGGCACGGCCATGCGCTGCGCCTGCTGCTGCCACAGCCAGCGCTGCGCGGCGTCAAAGCGGCCCTCGGACAGCAGCCAGGCGCCCACCAATTCGCTGGCCTGGCGGCGAGCCGCGGCGTCGTCACCCGCGTCGGCCAGCAGCGCGCCCAGCTGGCGCCACAGGCGCTCTTTCTGCGGCCCGCCCGCCAGGCCCGGCGCCAGGCGCAGCTGGGCCATCAAGGCCTGGCGGCCCTGCTCGCGATCGGCCGGGCGCCGGGCGGCGCGCTGGGCCAGCAGCCAGGCGTGGCGGCGCACGCGCAGGGCCGGCGCCTCGCGGCCCGCGCGCTCCAGCACGTCGGCATAGTTCATGAGCCAGAGAAAGTCTTCGGCATGGGCGCGCGCCGCGGGCTGCAGCAGCGCCAGCGCCAGGCGGGGTTCGTCCAGCAGCTGCCAGGTGGCCG encodes:
- a CDS encoding penicillin-binding protein activator LpoB, whose translation is MNNFRLIPLVLGAALLAGCGVLSPGGNGSSGRSVMAQAIAAGDKVALLPVANYTDVPQAGLRVEALLEPALRQAGLRQLVLYPPALNPETLFEPGERKAQAEAEKWARTQGVRYVVSGAVNEWRYKVGVDGEPAVGLMLQVKDLSTDQVVYSSAGGRTGGSRQALAAVGQQLAAELVSGIRVEQASRTAPAR